The nucleotide window GTCTCGCCCGGGGCTGGTCGCTCTACTGAAGCCCTCCGTGGGCCATGGAGGGGGGCTACCGGTGTGTCCACAAGCGTGCACTCCTCACCCAGTCAGCTCGACTTCACTGCCTATTCGGCCTCGGGTGGATCCACGATCGCCGTTGTGCCTCGGAGTTACCCGACCTATCTACCAGCGATCGTGAGCCAAAGCGTGCGATCGACGCTGTCGGCCAATGTGGTCTCAGCGGTGGGCACGGGCGTGATCAACGGGCTCGATGGCAATCAGATCAATATTCGTCCCTTCCTCACCTTGGCGTCCCTGCCCTCGGTGGGTGGCGATGCGAGTATCGTCGACCTCACCCAGGCGCAGCTCGTGCAGGAGTCGGCCTCCTTGGCGAGCGACGAGGTGTGGCTCGCCAAAGGGGCACCGAGTAGCGTCCTCCAGCGCCTCGAGCGTGAAGGGGTAGTGGTCGAGAGTGTCACCTCTGCCAAGGCCCTCGCTGCGAGCTACGCCAACCAGCCACTCGGGCTGGCGGAGCGACTGTTCCCGATCGCCGCCGCTGCTGGCATCGTTGTGGTGTTGTTGGGTTTGGCCTTTGAACTCCTGGTCGAGGGGCGCGGGAGGATCCCGGAGTTTGCTGCGATGCGAGTCTTAGGACTGAGTCGACCTCGTCTGATCGTTGCCTACATTCTCGAGGCCGTGATCTTGGTGATATCGGCGGCTATTGCTGGAGTGGTGGCGGGAGTACTTGGAGCCCGTTTGGCCTTGCCGGTGCTCCCTGAGATCGACTCGGGTCTCGACCATCTGCACTTTGGATATGCATTACCCGTGGTAAGCGAGATCTTGGTGATTGTGTTGGTGGTGATCGCAGCCCTCGCCGTCGGTGCCCTTGCAGCCACACGGGTCGTGGGGCGAGCGAGTTTTGATGAACTACGGGCAGGTGATCGATGACTACAACGACACAGCAGTTGGGCATCAGGGTGATGGGACTCGTCCACCTCTACCCGATCCCAGAGGGTGACGTCGTCGCCCTCCGGGGGGTCGATCTCGAGATCGCTCCTGGCGAAGTGGTCGCGCTCCTCGGTCCCTCGGGAATGGGGAAGTCAACCCTTCTTCGGCTCATCGCAGGCCTCTTCAACCCGTCTGCAGGTCGTATCTTTCTTGGTGACAAGGATATCAGTCAATACCGAGCTCGTGAGCTCGCTCGTCTGCGTGGGCGGGAGGTCTCGTTGGTGCTCCAGGGTGCTGCCAACAATCTGCTCGGCTATGGTACCGTTCGAGAAAACCTTGTTTTTGCGGCGGACACGAAGGAGTCTCGCTTACGAGCAGAGGAACTCTTGGTAACGTTGGGCCTCGCCCCGATCGCGCAGCGTGTGGTGCGTTCTCTGTCAGGTGGTCAGCAACAGATGTGTGCTTTGGCGGTCGGCATGGTCCATGATCCAAGCGTGTTATTGGTAGATGAGCCGACGAGTCAGCTCGATCACGCGAGCCGCGATCTGGTGGTTGATCTACTTATGCGCATTAACGCCGAGTACCATACGACGGTGGTGATCGTCACCCACGATCCCCATATCGCCCAAGCCATGCCACGTACCATCACCATTCGCGATGGCAGGGTGGGTGCCGAGGGACGCTTTGGCGAGGAGTTCGCGGTGGTTGGCCAGGACGGCACGCTCCAACTACCCCCGCACCTTCGACACGTCTTGCCTCCAGACTCGCTCGTCAAGGTCAATCAGATCGACGGAGGGCTGGAGTTGCTGCTGGTCGAGGAGGATGCTCATGGGTGAGGTGATTGGGGTCGAGATCAGGGACCTGGTGGTAAGGCGGGGTGCGACGCAGATCCTTGCGATTCGCGAGCTCGATCTCGTCGTCGGTGAGCTGGTCGCGTTGATCGGGCCATCGGGATCAGGCAAGACGACCCTGCTGCACACCATCTGTGGGTTGGTGCGCCCCGATCAAGGGCACGTGCAACTGATCGAATCCGATCAACGCCGTCGGGAGGCCGATCTCCATGACAGTGCACTGGTGCCGCAGGCTTTTGGCCTGGTGGCGGCGTTAACGGTCGCAGAGAACGTCGAACTAGGCCGAAAGCTTTGGAAGGGTGGAGGGGATCTGCGTCCAGTGGAGGAGTTCCTCGAGGTGGTTGGACTCGATGGACTTGCCAACCGGTTGGTGCGCGAGTTGTCAGGCGGTCAGCAACAGCGGGTGGCGGTAGCGCGGGCGCTGGCGGTCGGTCCCCGGATCTTAGTCGCCGACGAACCTACCTCTGAGCTTGATGCCGGCAACCGGGAGCGGGTGATGGAGCTCCTGTTAGGTCATGCCAAGGCCGGTAACCTCGTGCTGGTGGCTGCTCATGACCAGACGATTACCGAGTATGCGACGACCAGCTTGAGCCTCGCTGACGGTGAGCTCGTCGGTGTCGAGGCCGCTGGTTAGTCCTCTGAACTGGCCTTTGGGTAGGGGTCGACCTGGGTGATGAGGCTGGCGGTTGTCCGTGCGAGATTGACCGCATGATCTCCAAAGCGCTCGAGGAAGCGCCCGACGAGGGCGAGCTCCATCGCGATGGCGATCGGGGGAGTAGAGGAAGCTACCTCGGTCATAAAGGAGACATGGAGGTCGTCAAGGTTCTCGTCGAGTTGATCGAGGTGGGTGGCCACGGTTGGATCCTGAACGTCGAAGGCTAACGATGCCTGCGTCCACATGGAAGCGCCGAGTTCAGCCATCTGTTCCATGATGCCACGACAACGAGGTCGGAGATCTCGGGTGAGATCCAGCGCTGCCTTACGAGCGATGTGCTCTGCAAGATCACCACTGCGCTCGAGTTCGGGGATAATGCGTACGATGCCAACGAGGTAGTGCAACTCGCCTGGATGATGGTCGTCATCCATGAGGCGCTGGCTCACCTCGCCCTGGAGGGTGCTGTAGAGCTCGTCGATGCGACGTTCCCGATCGACCAGCCGGGTGGCGATGGAGGTGTCGCTGTGGAGTAGTGCCTCCTTTGCGCCGACAAAGCTATCACCAACGAGGGCAAAAAGCTCGAGGACACGCTGATCTATCGATGTATTACGATAGTGGTGCACGATAGTCATGGTAGACCTAGTCTAGAGGCCGCTCGAAGAGCGGTCTCCTCGTTATGGCGGTCCGTCCTCATGTCGCGGTACAGATCGACCTCCTCAGTGGGTTCGTCTTGGCGTAGGCGTAGCTAAAGCGCCTGAAGGCAGGCTACGTAGCTCAGTCTGGGGTCTGTGCCTTCGGCAGCCGCGGTGCCCCTGGAAGGCCCATACACCCGCACCCACAGAACCGTATCCATACGATCGTATCCACGCGATCGCACATGGGTGCGAGGGGGACAGGCGCGAAGAAGGTCAGGCTGGTTCGTGGCCGGACATGTCCGCGTTCTTACGTGCCTTCGCGACGAGGTCGATCATCAGCGGATCAAGCTCCTCGACGGTGAAGCGAACTCCTTCGGCATCGACACCTGGTCCGGCATGCCATCCTTCGGCGACATCGACATGATTGCCTGCGACATCGAAGACCCTTCCAGTGATTGGCCGCGAGCGTTCGGACCCTAGCCACACCACGAGCGGTGAGATGTTCTCTGGGGCGAGTTGTTCCTTGGCTTTGAGGTCGTCGTCAGCGACGATGCCAAGATTTTCGGTCATACGCGTCAGGGCGACCGGTGCTACGGCGTTGACGGTCACACCGTAACGACCTAGCTCCATCGCGGCGATATTGGTTAGCGAAGCGATGCCAGCCTTTGCTGCACCATAGTTGGCCTGACCAACATTTCCATAGATCCCCGAGGCGGATGTCGTGTTGATGATGCGCGCATCGCGTGGCGTGCCCGCCTTGGAGAGTTCACGCCAGTAACTCGCCGCCCAGTGTACCATATTGAAGGTGCCCTTGAGATGCACTCCGACGACGAGGTCCCACTCGTCTTCGGTCATGTTGACGATCATCCGATCACGCAGGATCCCGGCGTTGTTGACCACCACATCAAGCGCGCCGTAGGTGTCGATGGCGGTGTTGATGATCCGCTGGGCACCCTCCCATGAGGCCACATCATCTCCGTTGGCGACGGCTTCCCCTCCGGCGGCTCGGATGGTGTCGACGACTTCGCCAGCAGGGCCGGTGCTCGAGCCGGAGCCATCCACCTCCGCACCGAGGTCATTGACGATGACTTTCGCCCCGTGCTGAGCAAAGAGAAGAGCGTGAGCCCGTCCGATGCCTCGCCCCGCTCCTGTGACGATTACCACCCGTTGGTCGCAAAACTTTGCCATCTTTCCTCCTTGTCGTTCTGAATCTATTCTATGACTGAAGTGGAGACATTAAAAGGCAGCCGATTCGATTTCTTGTTCGGTCTAGTTATATCAAGCGTGGGTACGATCGGGATTTCTTATAGCGGCGGTGATGCCATCAGGTAAGATCGTTGAGGGCCCGCGAACGACAAGGAGTAGTGACTCTACTACCGCCTTTGAGGCAGCCGATTGGATGCGATTGCGGTAGCGACCAACGCCAACGCGGCGTGGGTTAAGGTCAGAGATTGGGATGGCGACTCGTGGTACCACCTGTGTGAGGTGAAGGATCGCACTCGAGGGCAGGATAGCCGAGCCATATCCCGCGAGGGCAAGCATGGCGACGACATGCAGACCATCGATCTCGGCGGTGTGATGCAGGGTGAGGCCACGGGTGGCGGCCATCGCCTCGAGTTCCTCGCGAAAAGCGACGTGGTTGGGGGGGACAATCAGTGGGTACTGAACCGCCTCGTACAGCGAGATCGAGCTTCGGGCGGCGAGCGGGTGATCATCGCCCACGACGAGCACGTAGGTCTCAGTGAAGAGTGATTCAAAGGTGAGACCATCGATGGTGAGCGGAGTGGTGAGGAGAGCGAGATCGATGTTACCTGAGTGGAGTCGTCGTTGGAGTGAGGCGGCGGTTCCCTCGGCGATCTCGATCTCAAGCCGGGGATGGGTGGTCCTGAGTCGATCAAGGAGGAGTGGCAACAACCAACCCGCCGTCGTTGCGATGATGCCAAGACGCACACGACCGGTGATGTCGGCCTTGAGGCCGTCTAAGTCGGTGTAGATCTCTTCGAGTTCCTCGAGTAACCTTCGTGATCGGCGGGCTACAATCTCCCCCTCCTCGGTGAGCGTACCCGTCCGCCGGTCGATCAGGAGCGTGTTGAGCTCGCGCTCGAGGCGAGAGATGTGCCCTGAGATGTTGGATTGAACGGTGTCGAGCGCCTCGGCAGCAGCGGAAAAGCTCCCAGCCTCTTCGACCGCGAGCAGCGAACGTAGTTGGCGGAGCTCCATGCGGCCAGCCTATCGCGAAAACTGATATGAACTATCATAAAAAAGCTTTGGTCTTGAGGGTATTGATGAGTAGTATGTAATACAGCAACGGAAATGGTTCCCCCCCCAAACCCGTTGCTCCTATAAAGGAGCCGACACCCCCCTGTCGGCTCCTTTCACTTTTTCGCTGCGGGTGAGCAGACCCTGTGTGGATCGTGTTCGGTTAGGATACTGGCTCATGGACCTCCCCCTTCGCTCCCGACTGGCGAGGCAGACGGCACGGCTGGTCGCTCGTGGCCTCAAGGTAACACCTCGTTTTCGAGGAGAGACGTTGCCAGGGCGCATCGCTCTTCGTGTCGATCCCGATTTCCTCACGCACGCCCGAGAGATGAGCCTGAGTCAGGTGCCAACCATACTGGTGACGGGTACCAACGGGAAGACCACCACCACCGCCTTTGCACGATCACTGCTCGGACCGGCGGTCGTCTCGAATCGTGGCTCCAACCTCCCGTGGGGTATCGCCAGTGTGTTGGCACAACGTCCTAGGGAGGCCGCCTATGCGGTCTTCGAGGTGGATGAGGCGTACGTGCCTGCTGTGGCGACTAGCCTTCAGCCCTCGGTGCTGGTGTGGTTAAATATGTCCCGGGATCAGCTCGATCGCAGTCTGGAGGTGCGGCGTTTGGCAGCCCGTGTCGGGGAGTCGTCCTCCTCGGTGGCTACGTTAGTCGCGAACGCCTCTGATCCGCTGATCGTGGCTAACGCGACGCAGTTTCGTCAATGTGTGTGGGTGAAGGGACCGGTTGAGTGGCAGGGTGATGCGCAGGCTTGTCCGAGGTGCACCGGCGAGCTCGTTCATGCCGAGACGTGGAGTTGTTCTTCCTGCGGGCTCTCAGAGCCTGTGGCGGCCTATGAGGTCGATGAGGCGGGTCAGCTCTGGCAGGAGGGAGTCGTTCTTGGACACGTCCACCCAGGACTGCCGGGAAAGTTCAACCTCCTTAACGCGCTCATGGCTTGTGTTGGGGTGGCGCTGGTTCAGCACGAGCCTGTGCAGATGGTCGCCTCGCGGCTTCGACGTTCCTCAGGGGTTGAGGGGCGCTTTACCACGTGGTGGCTGACGGGTTGCGAGGGTACGCCGGCGCTGGTGACCTATCTCGCCAAAAATCCTGCAGGATGGCATGCGAATTTGTCGATGATCGACACTGAGGCGAGCGAGCTCGTCCTAGGACTGAATGCGCGGATCGCTGATGGACGTGACACCTCATGGATCTTCGACGTCGAGTTCGAGCGGCTTGTGCGAACCCCGGTCATCGTGACAGGAGAACGCGCGACCGATCTGGCCCTACGCCTCGAGGTGGCTGGATTTGAGGTTGTAGCAGTTGAACCCGCACAGACGCTAGCCATTCGCTTGGCCGCCAAGCGAGCCTCCACCAATGGCCACTCGCGCATCGTCTACCTTGGGAACTACACCGCTTTTCAGTCGCTCATCGCCTCCAGGACAGAGCTCGGGGCGGTTGTCGCGTTGACCGGTGAGGCCGTATCATGACGGTGAAGATTATCTCGCTCTTTCCAGATGTACTCGGCACCTATGGTGACCATGGCAATGCCCGGATTCTTGCGCATCTTCTCCATCTTTCCGGCAGGAGCTATGAACTGATCACGGTTGGCATCAATGATCCCGTTCCCACCGACGGTGACCTCTACTTGCTAGGCGGTGGCGAGGACGGCCCGCAGGCCCTCGCTGCACGGCGCCTCGCCGAAGGGTCGCCGTTGCACCGAGTTGTCGAACGTGGTCGTCCAATCCTGGCGATCTGTGCTGGTTACCAGTTGCTCGGCCGCAGTTTTGTGGCAGAGGGAACGACACGAGCAGGTCTTGGTCTCTTGCCGGTCGAGAGCGTCCGAGGATCAGCACGTATGGTTGGTGAAGTGCTCCTAACTCCTTTTGTGCCGATCGGCCAGTCATTGATGACCGGGTTTGAGAATCATGGTGGCCAAACGATCCTCGATGATGATGCGCAGCCCCTGGGTAGGGTCTATCGAGGGGTGGGTAACGGTGGTGATGGCTGCGACGGTATCATCCACGGGTCCATTGTCGGCAGTTACCTGCATGGTCCAATCCTTGCCCGTAACCCAGGGCTCGCGCGGTGGTTGCTTTCGCGTATTGGAGTCGAGACCCTCGAACTGTCGCATCACCATTGGACACTGTACGAGGAGCGAGTTCATGCCAGCGAAGGTGCGCTGTGGAGCCGTCATGGGGCGTGAGGTTCCCTTGGGCAAGCCAGTTTGCTGATCTGAGCTCCGCTTGATTGAGCGAGAGTAACCCCATGGCCGGAAGGCCATGGGGTCGTAGAGGACTTTATTATTGATACCCCTAGCGGGCCCGATCACGAATGATATTGAGGGCGCTCCCAGCGCGGAACCATTCGATGTGGGTGGGAGAGAGGGTATGGGTCATCGTAAAGTCGATTGTTTCGCCGTTGGTGTGATGGATTCGCCCCTGAACAGGACGATTCGGGGCGAGGGACGCAAGGTCGAGGATGTCAATCGTGTCATCCCTCTCGATGAGGTCGTAGGTACCGCTATCAGCGAAGACGAGCGGGAGTAACCCCTGTTTTTTGAGATTCGTCTCAGCGATGCGAGCGAACGATCGCGCGATGATGGCTTTTGCTCCAAGGAAACGGGGCTCCATCGCTGCGTGTTCGCGTGATGAACCCTCACCATAGTTCTCGTCGCCGATGGCGATCCAGCCGATGCCTGCCGCCTTGTAGTGGCGTGCAATCTCTGGGAGCGACTCCTCGGCGTGATGAATGCTGCACCAGCCCTTCCCCGCCTGCGATCCGAAGGCGTTGTTGACGCCGAGGAAGAGGTTGTTGGAGATGTTGTCGAGGTGTCCTCGATAGCGAAGCCAAGGCCCAGCTGCGGAGATATGGTCAGTGGTGCATTTGCCGACGGCCTTCATAAGCACAGGCATCGCCAGGAAGTCCTGTCCATCCCAAGGGGCGAAGGGACTGAGGAGTTGGAGACGCTCGGAGGAGGGGTCGACTTTGACCACGATGTCGGTGGTGTCGACCGGAGGTGCTTGGAATCCTGACTGCTCCTTTGCAAAGCCAAGCGAGGGGAGCATCTCGCCGCTTGGCTGTGGGATCAGTTCGCCCTCGATCGGGTCAGTCAATGGGTTGAAGTTCAAGTGCCCCACGAGTGCATAGGCCACGACGATCTCTGGCGATGCGATGAAGGCCAGGGTGTTGGCGCTACCGTCGTTACGCTTGGGGAAGTTGCGGTTGTAGGAGGTGAGAATCGAGTTGACTCCCTCGGCGGCCGCATCGGTGCGTTTCCACTGGCCGATGCAGGGACCACACGCGTTCGCCAATTCAGTGGCTCCGATTGCGCGTAGGTCATCGAGAAGACCGTCACGCTCTACGGTGGCACGCACGCGCTCAGAACCAGGGGTTACGAGGAGCGGGCTCTTGACGGTGAGACCACGCGCGTTCGCCCAGCGAGCGACCGAGGCAGCCCGTGCGATGTCCTCATAGGAGGAGTTGGTGCAGGAGCCAACCAAAGTATACGAGAGCTGTTCGGGCCACCCCTTCTCTCGCGCTTCGTCGCCGATAGCGCCCACGCCTCGTCCGAGATCAGGTGTACCAGGGCCAACGATTTGGGGCTCGAGGGTGTTAAGGTCGATCTCGATCAACTGATCGAAGTAGGGACCCGGATCCTGTTCGACCTCGGGGTCGTCAGTGAGTTCGCCCAAGTGAGCGGCGACCAGATCAGCAATGGCTTCTCGTCCCGTGGATCGAAGATAGGCGACAGAGTTGTCATCGGCAGGGAAGAGCGAGCATGTCGCTCCAATCTCAGCACCCATGTTACAGATCGTGGCTTTGCCGGTCGTGGAGAGCGCTCTGGCTCCCTCGCCGAAGTACTCCAAGATGGCTCCGGTGCCGCCCTTGACCGTGAGGATCTCAGCGACTCGAAGGATGACATCCTTGGCAGAGGTCCAGCCGGAGGGTTTGCCGGTCAGGTGGACACCGATAAGCTTTGGCAAGCGGACATTGAAGGGCATGCCGACCATGACATCGACTGCGTCAGCTCCGCCGACACCGATCGCGACCATGCTCAGGCCCCCGGCATTCGGAGTGTGTGAATCGGTCCCGATCATCATGGCACCCGGGAAGGCATACTGTTCGAGCACAACCTGATGGATGATTCCTGAGCCTGGCTCCCAGAACCCGAGACCGTATTTGGCTGAGACTGAACGCAGAAAATCGTAGACCTCTTTGTTGGTCACCTCAGCGGTTTCAAGATCAGCCGTGGCCCCGAACTGGGCCTGGATGAGATGGTCACAATGGACGGTTGAAGGTACCGCAACCTGGGGCAAACCAGCGGTCATGAATTGGAGTAGAGCCATCTGGGCAGTGGCATCTTGCATAGCGACCCGATCAGGCATGAGCTCGACATAGCTGACCCCTCGCTGAAGGTCCGTTGTCTCCGGATGGAGGAAGTGGGCAAACAGTACCTTCTCGGCGTAGGTGAGTGGTCGGCCGAGGCGTTGGCGTCCGATGGGAGTGGTCTCAGCGAGTCGGTCATAGAGTTTCGTGACACTAGCGGCCGGTGTCGATGCATCTACAGTGGTCATGGTCGTCCTTTCGTCGGTAGCCATAAGTATAATACAAGTTTAAGACAGGTGCAACATCCGATGCATCGATGCCCGTGGTAGCGAGGGGACACACGTGATCGTCGCGGTACTGAGGAGCATCGGGGGATTGGAGTCTTCTAGGATTGCGATGATGTCGCCGTGAACGCTTTGTCAGACATGCATTGACGACCACGTATCTACCATGCAGTCGCTCTGGCACTGCCCGCTGAACACTTCCTCCGGATGCCAAGTGATGACGTGTCGGAGCGCGGAGTCGACGCTTTCCCATACACCACGGACACGCAAGAGAGCGTAGAAGGGGACGCACAAGCGGGAGAGGCGCTACGAAGCGTGCCTTGTCTAGCGCCCAGTGAGGAGCTCTGAGTCGCTACCGACAAGGATCCGAAAGGACGGTTTGGTGTGAGGCAGATTGGCGTAGTAGGATACAAGTATAAGACATGTTCGCGTACCCCGTTATTCGAGTGTCGCCGAGGCGATTCGAGCGGAGATCTCCTCCGCCGATTTTCGTACCGGTGACCTCCTGCCCTCCGAAGCCGATCTCGGCTCTCGGTTCGGCGTTTCACGTATCACCGTGCGTAAGGCCTTAGAGATTCTTCGCGGAGAGGGGCTGGTGGAGTCCCAACAGGGGAGGGGATGGGTGGTGACTCGCGCACCCCTTCGACAGGTCCTTGGGGAGTTTGCCACGATTGAGCATCAGCTCGAAGAGATTGGGGTCGTGCCTCGTCGGCGTATTGTTGCTTCTCGCGTGATCACGGCTACCGGACGCCTTGAGGAGGTGCTTGGCGGCGGTGAGCTGTTGGAGGTGACGAGGGTCAACCTCGCTGATGGTTCACCTTTCGCGAAGGTAACGGTGTGGGTGCCGTCCTTTCTTGGTAAGGGACTTTCGATCGCCGATCTTGAACATCGCTCCTTCTATGAGTTGTTGAGTGCATCCCATCTGCTCAAGCGCCCACTCAAGCGGGCCGTTCAAACGATTGCCGGCGTCACGATCGCCGATGCCGATGCCGATCTGTTGGGTGTAGCCTCTGGGGTGCCAGGGCTTTTATGTGAACGGATCACCTTTGACGAAGGCGATCATCCTGTCCTCTTCTCTCGCTCGTTGTTTCCGGCCTCGATGGCAGTCTTTGAGATTGAGCTCACCCCTGCACTGGACTCCGTGACACCAACTGGGTTGCGCCTGATGGAGTCGAGTTGAGTCTGGCCCCCGTTGCGTCGCCGGCGAGGTGGCAGTAACGGGGTCGAGCCTCCTTGTATGCTCGATGAGGGTAGCGTGAAGGCTCACAGGAACAAGGCTGCGGTTTGCATGATGAACAGTGTTAACCAATCTGATTGTTATTGAGTGATTGCGCTCAATTAGACTGTGTGCGCCGTTGATCCCTTGCCTGCTAGCTTCAGACACACTTGCCATGACCGACCGACCATATCTTCGGGTGGGACGCTCACCTCGCATCGAAGGGTGATCGTTATCGGCCACTCATAACATCGGTGCTGGGGATGACTCCAATGTCTACGGCATGCACGACAAGGTCGATTGTGTTGCGATCCGCCATTGGCACCGTTCTTTAGGCTACCGGGAACCGAGGAGTCTCGTCCGATCGAGGATGCCTCAATCCTTTTTGCGTGGGCCCAGGCGACCGATCCATGACCATTGAGCCACACCAACATGGGGCGATGGCCGGCGGTAAGTTACCGTCGGATTCCCTCTTCAGCCATGGAGCAGAAGGAGGGCGAAAGGTTGGATCCTGAGATTTAGCTGAGAAGCGAGGCAAATGAATGGCAATGAGGGGTGATTCTGTCGCATTCCCGTTACTATTGTGGCCTTCGGCACATTTCGTGCATGGTACGGTTTGGGGGAAATTGTGAAAATTCGTTCTTTTGTTGGGTTAGCGGCTGCCGCGAGCATGGTTCTGGCCGCTTGTGGTTCTTCGTCATCGTCTACCGCGTCATCGACGTCGAAGGCACCAGCTGATATCACCATCGGTACCGCCTATTCCGGCTCTGGATCCTTTGCGACCTCCTCGCTTCCTGAGCTCGATGGCCTAAAGTTCTGGATCACTCAGGAGAATAAGAAGGGCGGGGTCTACGTCGGCGCCTATAAGAAGCGCATCCCTGTCAAGCTGGTGGCCTACAATGATCTGAGCTCGGCTTCGACGGCGGCCACGCTCTACAATCAGTTGATCACCCAGGACAAGGTGAATATCTTGGTAGCGGATTTTGGATCCGTCCTCACCGCACCCGCCGTCTCGCTCGCTGAGGCGCACAAGGTGGTGTTGTTTGACCAGTCAGGGACTGGGATCCCCTTCTTCAGCCCCTCGAATAAGTACATTGTTCTCTGCGACCTGCCTGAGTCTGATATCTGGCCAGATCCGTTGGCACAGTTTCTTATCGCTAAGAAGATCAAGAAGGTCGCCATTGTGTATGCGACGAATGACTTTGATCAATCGCAGGCGATTACCCTCAAGAGCAAGTTAGCGACTGCGGGTATCACGCCAGTGGTCTACGAGGGGGTTCCCACCAGCACCACGAGTTATACCACGATTCTCCAGTCGGTTGAGGCAAAGCATCCAGATGCGATCCTCGAGTTGGGCTACCAGCCCAACGACACCGCCTTCTTGCAAAATGTTGAGTCAGCAGGCCTACATCCGAAGATGACCTTCACGGTTTTTCCAGGACAGCTGCTCAGTCTCTTCAAGAGTGAAGTTGGT belongs to Ferrimicrobium sp. and includes:
- a CDS encoding ATP-binding cassette domain-containing protein, translated to MTTTTQQLGIRVMGLVHLYPIPEGDVVALRGVDLEIAPGEVVALLGPSGMGKSTLLRLIAGLFNPSAGRIFLGDKDISQYRARELARLRGREVSLVLQGAANNLLGYGTVRENLVFAADTKESRLRAEELLVTLGLAPIAQRVVRSLSGGQQQMCALAVGMVHDPSVLLVDEPTSQLDHASRDLVVDLLMRINAEYHTTVVIVTHDPHIAQAMPRTITIRDGRVGAEGRFGEEFAVVGQDGTLQLPPHLRHVLPPDSLVKVNQIDGGLELLLVEEDAHG
- a CDS encoding ATP-binding cassette domain-containing protein, whose translation is MGEVIGVEIRDLVVRRGATQILAIRELDLVVGELVALIGPSGSGKTTLLHTICGLVRPDQGHVQLIESDQRRREADLHDSALVPQAFGLVAALTVAENVELGRKLWKGGGDLRPVEEFLEVVGLDGLANRLVRELSGGQQQRVAVARALAVGPRILVADEPTSELDAGNRERVMELLLGHAKAGNLVLVAAHDQTITEYATTSLSLADGELVGVEAAG
- a CDS encoding phosphate uptake regulator PhoU, with the translated sequence MTIVHHYRNTSIDQRVLELFALVGDSFVGAKEALLHSDTSIATRLVDRERRIDELYSTLQGEVSQRLMDDDHHPGELHYLVGIVRIIPELERSGDLAEHIARKAALDLTRDLRPRCRGIMEQMAELGASMWTQASLAFDVQDPTVATHLDQLDENLDDLHVSFMTEVASSTPPIAIAMELALVGRFLERFGDHAVNLARTTASLITQVDPYPKASSED
- a CDS encoding SDR family oxidoreductase, which encodes MAKFCDQRVVIVTGAGRGIGRAHALLFAQHGAKVIVNDLGAEVDGSGSSTGPAGEVVDTIRAAGGEAVANGDDVASWEGAQRIINTAIDTYGALDVVVNNAGILRDRMIVNMTEDEWDLVVGVHLKGTFNMVHWAASYWRELSKAGTPRDARIINTTSASGIYGNVGQANYGAAKAGIASLTNIAAMELGRYGVTVNAVAPVALTRMTENLGIVADDDLKAKEQLAPENISPLVVWLGSERSRPITGRVFDVAGNHVDVAEGWHAGPGVDAEGVRFTVEELDPLMIDLVAKARKNADMSGHEPA
- a CDS encoding LysR family transcriptional regulator encodes the protein MELRQLRSLLAVEEAGSFSAAAEALDTVQSNISGHISRLERELNTLLIDRRTGTLTEEGEIVARRSRRLLEELEEIYTDLDGLKADITGRVRLGIIATTAGWLLPLLLDRLRTTHPRLEIEIAEGTAASLQRRLHSGNIDLALLTTPLTIDGLTFESLFTETYVLVVGDDHPLAARSSISLYEAVQYPLIVPPNHVAFREELEAMAATRGLTLHHTAEIDGLHVVAMLALAGYGSAILPSSAILHLTQVVPRVAIPISDLNPRRVGVGRYRNRIQSAASKAVVESLLLVVRGPSTILPDGITAAIRNPDRTHA
- a CDS encoding Mur ligase family protein, encoding MDLPLRSRLARQTARLVARGLKVTPRFRGETLPGRIALRVDPDFLTHAREMSLSQVPTILVTGTNGKTTTTAFARSLLGPAVVSNRGSNLPWGIASVLAQRPREAAYAVFEVDEAYVPAVATSLQPSVLVWLNMSRDQLDRSLEVRRLAARVGESSSSVATLVANASDPLIVANATQFRQCVWVKGPVEWQGDAQACPRCTGELVHAETWSCSSCGLSEPVAAYEVDEAGQLWQEGVVLGHVHPGLPGKFNLLNALMACVGVALVQHEPVQMVASRLRRSSGVEGRFTTWWLTGCEGTPALVTYLAKNPAGWHANLSMIDTEASELVLGLNARIADGRDTSWIFDVEFERLVRTPVIVTGERATDLALRLEVAGFEVVAVEPAQTLAIRLAAKRASTNGHSRIVYLGNYTAFQSLIASRTELGAVVALTGEAVS
- a CDS encoding aconitate hydratase, with the protein product MTTVDASTPAASVTKLYDRLAETTPIGRQRLGRPLTYAEKVLFAHFLHPETTDLQRGVSYVELMPDRVAMQDATAQMALLQFMTAGLPQVAVPSTVHCDHLIQAQFGATADLETAEVTNKEVYDFLRSVSAKYGLGFWEPGSGIIHQVVLEQYAFPGAMMIGTDSHTPNAGGLSMVAIGVGGADAVDVMVGMPFNVRLPKLIGVHLTGKPSGWTSAKDVILRVAEILTVKGGTGAILEYFGEGARALSTTGKATICNMGAEIGATCSLFPADDNSVAYLRSTGREAIADLVAAHLGELTDDPEVEQDPGPYFDQLIEIDLNTLEPQIVGPGTPDLGRGVGAIGDEAREKGWPEQLSYTLVGSCTNSSYEDIARAASVARWANARGLTVKSPLLVTPGSERVRATVERDGLLDDLRAIGATELANACGPCIGQWKRTDAAAEGVNSILTSYNRNFPKRNDGSANTLAFIASPEIVVAYALVGHLNFNPLTDPIEGELIPQPSGEMLPSLGFAKEQSGFQAPPVDTTDIVVKVDPSSERLQLLSPFAPWDGQDFLAMPVLMKAVGKCTTDHISAAGPWLRYRGHLDNISNNLFLGVNNAFGSQAGKGWCSIHHAEESLPEIARHYKAAGIGWIAIGDENYGEGSSREHAAMEPRFLGAKAIIARSFARIAETNLKKQGLLPLVFADSGTYDLIERDDTIDILDLASLAPNRPVQGRIHHTNGETIDFTMTHTLSPTHIEWFRAGSALNIIRDRAR
- a CDS encoding GntR family transcriptional regulator — translated: MRHVRVPRYSSVAEAIRAEISSADFRTGDLLPSEADLGSRFGVSRITVRKALEILRGEGLVESQQGRGWVVTRAPLRQVLGEFATIEHQLEEIGVVPRRRIVASRVITATGRLEEVLGGGELLEVTRVNLADGSPFAKVTVWVPSFLGKGLSIADLEHRSFYELLSASHLLKRPLKRAVQTIAGVTIADADADLLGVASGVPGLLCERITFDEGDHPVLFSRSLFPASMAVFEIELTPALDSVTPTGLRLMESS